A window from Onychostoma macrolepis isolate SWU-2019 chromosome 07, ASM1243209v1, whole genome shotgun sequence encodes these proteins:
- the brd7 gene encoding bromodomain-containing protein 7: MGKKHKKHKSEKHTHDERPLKLVLKVAGNEVTTGSPSLESVYDDSVDYDKHKDKKKKKKKKDEKDRASPPVSPVDKKKKMTKKRKGPDSVDPDWDEQSRTPARSDVSQDKPLTPSLAKMEEKEQTPLQEALSQLIRQLQRKDPSAFFSFPVTDLIAPGYSLIIKRPMDFSTMKEKVKKEQYQSLEELKLDFKVMCENAMIYNKPETIYYKAAKKLLHSGMKILSTERLDSLKQSIEFMAGLQTSSSHSAEDGEDEGGTSDAAKENSSAMDTSDNSQSPRVGNKDTPSRDSKDDAKSQAEKDLEEIKKIVEDSGGKLSNRSLQCELEFERRKSDGSTTLGILNPADLNAGDPGYCPVKLGMMGGRLQTGINTLQGFKEDKRNMVTPVAYMNYGPFSSYAPTYDSSFANISKEDSDLIYSFYGEDNSQPESESITDYLAKSEEHMSRLADNVLDALTSGEHSRQLKETETDNLPMEPAEKVDTPDDAEVVVSEPSSGDSVKALGSLGLNPDLLPENFNSEEAEHFQQKLDETTVLLRELQKVQKERLSAKQPPNIICLLAPTAKELQLAEKVTGNLAQLTSQVNPGDVCSVYGIRKAMGISLPIQTAQDSFIHLTTVGDITEPMEGVC, translated from the exons ATGGGCAAAAAGCACAAGAAACACAAATCAGAGAAGCACACACACGACG AGCGTCCACTGAAGCTGGTGTTGAAAGTGGCTGGGAATGAGGTCACCACAGGCAGCCCTAGCCTCGAGAGTGTTTACGACGACTCTGTAGATTACGACAAACACAAAgacaagaaaaagaagaagaaaaagaaggacGAGAAGGACAGAGCCAGTCCTCCAGTGTCACCGgttgacaaaaagaaaaag ATGACCAAAAAAAGGAAGGGCCCAGACTCTGTGGATCCAGACTGGGATGAGCAGAGCAGAACTCCTGCTCGCTCCGATGTTTCCCAGGACAAGCCCCTCACCCCCTCACTTGCCAAAATGGAAG AAAAAGAGCAGACGCCTCTACAGGAAGCTCTGAGTCAGCTCATCCGACAACTCCAGAG GAAGGACCCAAGTGCGTTCTTCTCATTTCCTGTGACAGACCTGATCGCTCCAGGGTACTCTCTCATTATAAAGAGACCCATGGACTTCAGCACTATGAAGGAGAAAGTGAAGAAGGAGCAATACCAGTCACTTGAGGAGCTCAAG CTGGATTTCAAAGTGATGTGTGAGAATGCTATGATCTACAACAAACCAGAGACGATTTACTACAAAGCCGCAAAAAAACTCCTTCACTCTGGAATGAAGATCTTGAGCACG GAGAGACTGGACAGTTTAAAACAGAGCATAGAGTTCATGGCTGGCCTGCAGACATCCAGCAGTCATTCAGCAGAGGATGGAGAGGACGAGGGCGGGACATCAGACGCTGCCAAAGAGAACTCATCTGCTATGGACACAAGTGACAACTCCCAATCACCCCGCGTCGGGAACAAAGATACGCCAAG CAGGGACAGTAAAGATGATGCTAAGAGCCAAGCAGAGAAAGACCTGGAGGAGATAAAGAAGATCGTTGAGGATTCTGGAGGGAAACTCTCAAACAGAAGCCTGCAGTGTGAG CTGGAGTTTGAGAGGAGGAAGTCTGATGGTTCAACCACTCTAGGCATTCTGAACCCTGCTGACCTGAATGCTGGAG ATCCAGGATACTGCCCAGTCAAATTGGGCATGATGGGAGGTAGACTGCAGACTGGAATCAATACCCTTCAGGGTTTCAAAGAGGACAAGAGAAACATGGTCACTCcag TCGCCTATATGAATTACGGCCCATTCAGCTCATACGCACCTACATATGACTCCAGTTTTGCCAATATCAGCAAAGAGGACTCTGATCTCATTTACTCCTTCTATGGAGAGGACAACAGTCAGCCAGAATCTGAAAG cATTACAGATTACCTGGCTAAATCCGAGGAACACATGAGCAGGTTGGCAGATAATGTCTTGGACGCTTTGACCAGTGGGGAGCACTCAAGACAGCTGAAAGAGACAGAAACT GATAATCTGCCAATGGAGCCTGCCGAGAAAGTAGACACACCAGATGATGCTGAG GTTGTTGTGTCAGAGCCCAGCAGTGGTGATAGTGTGAAGGCTCTTGGTTCTTTGGGTTTGAATCCTGACCTGCTTCCTGAGAACTTCAACTCAGAAG AAGCAGAGCATTTCCAGCAGAAGCTGGATGAGACGACAGTGTTGCTGAGGGAGCTGCAGAAGGTTCAGAAAGAGAGACTGAGTGCTAAACAGCCACCCAACATCATCTGCCTACTGGCTCCCACTGCTAAAGAGCTGCAGCTTG CGGAGAAGGTTACGGGTAACTTGGCCCAGCTGACCAGTCAGGTGAACCCTGGTGACGTGTGCAGTGTGTACGGTATTAGAAAGGCCATGGGTATCTCGCTACCTATCCAGACCGCACAGGATTCGTTCATACACCTGACCACAG TGGGAGATATAACTGAACCCATGGAGGGAGTGTGTTGA